From the Halorhabdus utahensis DSM 12940 genome, one window contains:
- a CDS encoding multiprotein bridging factor aMBF1 yields MVQCEMCGAETAAPNTVKVEGAELDVCDECADFGTEVRTQESSSASTKYSTDSSGSSSSSSSGSASGGGGSGGSSGGGSRRDMFDEMDELVQDFDQRIRSAREAADMSQEELADQLNEKASLIRKLEHGDHLPSDDVQQKLERALDIELTESGGTDDDADWDSGSAVGEYTLGDVVERKDS; encoded by the coding sequence ATGGTTCAATGTGAGATGTGCGGGGCCGAGACGGCTGCGCCGAACACCGTCAAGGTGGAGGGTGCGGAGTTGGACGTCTGTGATGAGTGTGCCGACTTCGGCACGGAAGTGCGGACCCAGGAGTCCTCGAGTGCGTCCACGAAGTACTCGACGGATTCGTCGGGTTCGTCCAGTTCCAGCAGTTCGGGCTCGGCCAGCGGTGGCGGTGGGTCCGGGGGGTCCTCCGGGGGCGGTAGCCGTCGAGACATGTTTGACGAGATGGACGAACTCGTCCAGGACTTCGATCAGCGGATCCGATCGGCCCGTGAAGCAGCCGACATGAGCCAGGAAGAACTCGCTGATCAACTCAACGAGAAAGCCAGCCTCATTCGAAAATTGGAGCACGGTGACCATCTCCCGAGCGACGACGTCCAGCAAAAGCTCGAACGTGCTCTGGACATCGAACTCACAGAGAGCGGCGGCACGGACGATGATGCTGACTGGGACAGTGGCTCGGCAGTCGGCGAGTACACGCTCGGTGACGTCGTCGAACGAAAGGATTCCTGA
- a CDS encoding CDP-alcohol phosphatidyltransferase family protein, producing the protein MTLDQLRPLSDRLLAPFVAASVRLGLTPNFISVLALLVAGGAAGAFYLGGSEPVWYVGAAGLVFANGWLDLLDGGIARELGTDSSAGDLLDHVFDRYADLLLLVGLAAGIDRWDLGVAAITGVLMTSYLGTQAQAVGLDRVYGGLLGRADRLALMGFGALLAAVVTDPVSGLSVIGWLLVVFAVVGHLTALQRFYYAMGDLAGNGSDPGEEST; encoded by the coding sequence ATGACACTGGATCAACTGCGACCGCTCTCCGATCGGCTGCTCGCGCCGTTCGTTGCCGCTAGCGTTCGGCTCGGCCTGACGCCGAATTTCATCAGCGTCCTCGCGCTTCTCGTGGCGGGCGGAGCGGCCGGGGCGTTCTATCTCGGCGGATCCGAGCCAGTCTGGTACGTCGGGGCTGCCGGGTTGGTCTTCGCGAATGGCTGGCTGGATCTACTTGATGGCGGGATCGCCCGTGAACTCGGTACCGACTCGTCGGCCGGCGACCTGCTCGATCACGTCTTCGACCGCTACGCCGATCTGCTGTTGCTCGTTGGCCTCGCGGCCGGGATCGACCGCTGGGACCTCGGCGTGGCCGCCATCACGGGCGTGTTGATGACTTCGTATCTCGGAACACAGGCCCAGGCCGTCGGCCTCGACCGCGTCTACGGCGGGCTGCTCGGACGTGCCGATCGCCTCGCACTCATGGGGTTTGGAGCCCTCCTTGCTGCTGTCGTGACCGACCCGGTCTCCGGGCTGTCGGTGATCGGTTGGTTGCTGGTCGTCTTCGCCGTCGTCGGTCATCTTACCGCACTCCAGCGGTTCTACTACGCCATGGGCGACCTCGCCGGGAACGGCTCGGACCCTGGCGAAGAAAGTACATAG
- a CDS encoding response regulator: protein MTDGTERTTVLIVEDEQHLADLYAEYLPETYDVRTAYNGADALEILEEPIDIVLLDRRMPVMSGNEVLASIEERGIEVRVAMVTAVDPDFDIIDLGVDDYVVKPVSKDTLIGVVERLETVSAYNDQQKRLTAKKLKRNVLEVEKARPELEASERFSELEAEIDELEAEVQALETEITESTIER, encoded by the coding sequence GTGACCGACGGAACTGAGCGGACGACGGTACTCATCGTCGAAGACGAACAGCACCTTGCCGATCTCTACGCCGAATACCTCCCTGAAACGTACGACGTCCGGACCGCGTACAACGGTGCGGATGCACTCGAGATACTCGAAGAACCGATCGACATCGTGTTGCTGGACAGGAGGATGCCCGTCATGTCCGGCAACGAGGTGCTCGCGTCCATCGAAGAGCGGGGGATCGAGGTCAGAGTCGCGATGGTGACGGCCGTCGATCCTGACTTCGATATCATCGACCTTGGTGTCGACGATTACGTCGTCAAGCCGGTCAGCAAAGACACGCTCATCGGCGTCGTCGAGCGCCTCGAGACGGTCTCTGCATACAACGACCAACAGAAGCGACTCACGGCAAAGAAACTCAAACGAAACGTCCTCGAGGTCGAGAAGGCCCGACCGGAGTTAGAAGCGAGCGAACGATTCAGCGAGCTCGAAGCGGAGATCGACGAACTCGAAGCCGAGGTCCAGGCCCTCGAAACGGAGATCACTGAATCGACGATCGAACGCTGA
- a CDS encoding LUD domain-containing protein translates to MSGKTSKRDATGTSKRAKAAKIREIMEQEGAAIETNTQGFNDGRYESVARLEDYQGLKDEARAIKEDAIDRLPELIEELRDSVEENGGTVYLAEDEAEANEYIESVVADADGELVAKSKSMTTEELEVNEHLEAAGVDVVETDLGEWVLQVAEEAPSHLVAPAIHKSRDEIARLFEERFDPDVPLETAEDLTNFAREQLADDIANADVGMTGANFLTADSGTMALVTSEGNARKTVASTETHVAVAGVEKIVPSVEDLQPFVELIGRSGTGHDITSYVSLLTPPIDAPTFDGDAFGDPDDREFHLVLVDNGRMAMRDDEDLEETLYCIRCSACANSCANFQQVGGHAFGGETYTGGIATGWEAGIGGEESAEEFNDLCTGCSRCTEACPVGIDIPWINTVVRDRLNRGDDPGAFDHLVSGLTPDPEPAGLDLQKRFFGNFATVAKLGSAFAPLSNWAAELPPSRWIAEKLLGVDRRREMPKFTRGTLRKWAKGREPPADPDREVVLLADTYTNYMHVERGKATVRALEALGTEVHIADVSESGRAALSQGMIATAREQAEAVADSLDPHLDAGRDIVMVEPSDLAMLRNDYERLLDTETFDRIATNSYEVLEYVYGLVENGADMGALADGHGEEIAYHSHCQQRTLGLDAHTEAILDRLGFDLATSKVECCGMAGSFGFKQQYYDVSMAVGDDLREQFTTPETEDRTVVASGTSCHDQLTDLLERKVTHPIELIAPAE, encoded by the coding sequence ATGAGCGGGAAAACGTCCAAACGCGATGCGACAGGCACATCGAAGCGTGCCAAAGCGGCGAAGATCCGGGAGATTATGGAGCAGGAAGGCGCGGCTATCGAGACGAACACCCAGGGCTTCAACGACGGCCGCTACGAGTCGGTCGCCCGCCTCGAGGACTACCAGGGACTCAAAGACGAGGCCCGCGCGATCAAGGAGGACGCGATCGATCGGCTGCCGGAACTCATCGAGGAACTTCGGGATAGCGTCGAGGAAAACGGCGGCACAGTCTATCTCGCCGAGGACGAAGCCGAGGCCAACGAGTATATCGAATCGGTCGTCGCCGACGCGGACGGCGAGCTCGTCGCCAAGAGCAAGTCGATGACGACCGAGGAACTCGAGGTCAACGAGCATCTCGAAGCAGCGGGCGTCGACGTCGTCGAAACAGACCTCGGTGAGTGGGTCCTCCAGGTCGCCGAGGAGGCCCCCTCGCATCTGGTTGCGCCGGCCATCCACAAGTCCCGCGACGAGATTGCCCGACTGTTCGAGGAACGCTTTGACCCCGACGTTCCCCTCGAGACGGCCGAAGACCTCACGAACTTCGCCCGGGAGCAACTCGCCGACGACATCGCAAACGCTGACGTCGGCATGACGGGCGCGAACTTCCTGACGGCCGATTCAGGAACGATGGCGCTCGTGACGAGTGAAGGCAACGCCCGCAAAACCGTCGCCAGTACGGAGACACACGTCGCGGTCGCGGGCGTCGAGAAGATCGTTCCCAGCGTCGAGGACCTCCAGCCGTTCGTCGAGTTGATCGGCCGCTCGGGCACCGGCCACGACATCACCTCCTACGTCTCGCTGTTGACGCCGCCGATCGACGCGCCGACCTTCGACGGTGATGCCTTTGGCGATCCGGACGACCGGGAGTTCCACCTCGTCCTCGTCGACAACGGTCGGATGGCCATGCGCGACGACGAGGACCTCGAAGAGACACTGTACTGCATCCGGTGTTCGGCGTGTGCGAACTCGTGTGCCAACTTCCAGCAGGTCGGCGGCCACGCCTTCGGCGGCGAGACCTACACCGGCGGGATCGCCACCGGCTGGGAGGCCGGCATCGGCGGCGAGGAGAGTGCCGAGGAGTTCAACGATCTCTGTACCGGCTGTAGTCGCTGTACGGAGGCCTGTCCGGTCGGCATCGACATCCCCTGGATCAACACGGTCGTTCGCGACCGGCTCAACCGGGGCGACGATCCGGGTGCGTTCGATCACCTCGTCTCGGGATTGACGCCGGATCCAGAGCCTGCCGGGCTTGACCTCCAGAAGCGCTTTTTCGGGAACTTCGCGACCGTCGCGAAACTCGGGAGCGCGTTCGCCCCGCTGTCGAACTGGGCTGCCGAACTCCCGCCATCGCGTTGGATCGCCGAGAAACTGCTGGGAGTGGATCGCCGTCGCGAGATGCCGAAGTTCACACGTGGCACGCTTCGCAAGTGGGCAAAAGGGCGAGAACCACCAGCGGATCCCGATCGCGAGGTCGTCCTGCTGGCGGACACCTACACGAACTATATGCACGTCGAGCGCGGGAAAGCGACGGTCCGGGCGCTTGAGGCACTCGGCACTGAGGTCCACATCGCGGATGTCTCCGAGAGCGGTCGGGCCGCCCTCTCCCAGGGGATGATCGCGACGGCCCGCGAACAGGCCGAAGCAGTCGCCGACTCGCTGGATCCCCATCTGGATGCTGGCCGCGACATCGTCATGGTCGAGCCCAGCGACCTCGCGATGCTCCGGAATGACTACGAACGGTTGCTCGACACAGAGACGTTCGACCGGATCGCCACGAACAGCTATGAAGTGCTGGAGTACGTCTACGGCCTCGTCGAGAACGGGGCCGACATGGGCGCGCTCGCGGACGGCCACGGCGAGGAGATCGCGTATCATAGCCACTGTCAGCAACGGACACTCGGGCTCGATGCGCACACCGAAGCGATCCTCGATCGGCTGGGCTTCGATCTTGCCACCTCCAAAGTCGAGTGCTGTGGCATGGCCGGCTCCTTTGGCTTCAAACAACAGTACTACGACGTGAGCATGGCCGTCGGTGACGACCTCCGCGAGCAGTTCACGACGCCCGAGACCGAGGATCGGACGGTCGTTGCGAGCGGAACGTCCTGTCACGACCAGTTGACGGATCTACTCGAACGGAAGGTCACGCATCCGATCGAGTTGATCGCACCCGCGGAGTGA
- a CDS encoding adenylate kinase family protein, with the protein MRVAVTGTPGTGKTTASEQIDALDVIHLNQVIDREGFTQGVDDDRGSTIADLDAVESWLDGRDDVLIESHLAHHVPADRVIVLRCHPETIEQRLRERGESPASATENAESEALDVVLTEAVDRHGTDSVYEIETTDRSPDAVATEIESVIAGDCEPNPGVVSYIEYL; encoded by the coding sequence GTGCGCGTCGCCGTGACCGGAACCCCGGGGACGGGCAAGACCACTGCGAGCGAGCAGATCGACGCCCTCGACGTGATCCACCTCAATCAGGTAATCGACCGCGAGGGGTTCACCCAGGGCGTCGACGACGATCGCGGCTCGACGATCGCGGATCTCGACGCCGTCGAATCGTGGCTCGACGGGCGCGACGACGTACTTATCGAAAGTCACCTCGCGCATCACGTCCCCGCAGACCGGGTAATCGTCCTGCGGTGTCATCCTGAGACGATCGAGCAGCGACTCCGGGAGCGTGGCGAGTCGCCAGCGAGCGCAACCGAGAACGCCGAAAGCGAAGCGCTGGACGTGGTCCTCACTGAAGCCGTTGATCGACACGGGACCGATAGCGTCTACGAGATCGAGACGACCGACCGGTCGCCGGATGCTGTCGCCACCGAGATCGAGTCGGTGATCGCGGGGGATTGTGAACCGAATCCAGGTGTCGTTTCCTACATCGAGTACCTATGA
- a CDS encoding LUD domain-containing protein, whose translation MSSTQTESPVERFVTSLEELDVTWTRTDADAVESTVAELLDEPAVGIPIPIDGASLPSAVDTDPDPAAVRAAATGVTPATLGIADYGSVLLPSDDHGSGLLSLFPETHIPVVSERDVVGTMADAFGELGPQLRDDRGDVIIATGPSATSDMGEIVRGVHGPTDVHVVIVEQ comes from the coding sequence ATGTCATCGACGCAGACCGAGTCGCCCGTCGAACGGTTCGTCACGTCCCTCGAGGAACTCGACGTGACCTGGACCCGAACGGACGCTGATGCCGTCGAATCGACCGTCGCTGAGTTACTCGATGAACCGGCTGTCGGGATCCCGATCCCGATCGACGGGGCGTCGCTGCCGTCAGCTGTCGACACCGATCCCGATCCGGCTGCCGTCCGGGCAGCCGCCACCGGAGTGACACCCGCGACACTCGGGATCGCAGACTACGGCAGCGTTTTGTTGCCGTCAGACGACCACGGGTCGGGGTTGCTGAGCCTCTTTCCGGAGACCCACATCCCCGTCGTCAGCGAGCGCGACGTCGTGGGGACGATGGCCGACGCCTTCGGGGAACTCGGCCCGCAGCTCCGGGACGACCGGGGCGACGTGATCATCGCCACCGGGCCGAGCGCGACCTCGGACATGGGAGAGATCGTCCGTGGCGTCCACGGACCGACAGACGTCCACGTCGTCATCGTCGAACAATGA
- the tpiA gene encoding triose-phosphate isomerase encodes MFVLVNLKTYPCDPVEVAKAAKDVSDESGVRIGVAAQDADIARVADTGVETWAQHVDSIEYGSNTGHTLAETVADAGAVGTLINHSENRLKLADIDGSVEAAERAGLETCVCANNPAQIGAVTALGPDSVAVEPPELIGGDVSVATGDPDIVTDAVEAAEAVDEDVEVYCGAGISTGDDVESAGELGATGVLLASGVAKADDPRAALEDLVEPLA; translated from the coding sequence ATGTTCGTTCTCGTCAATCTCAAGACGTACCCGTGTGATCCCGTCGAAGTCGCCAAAGCCGCCAAGGACGTCAGCGACGAGTCGGGCGTCCGCATCGGCGTCGCCGCCCAGGATGCCGACATCGCGCGCGTCGCCGATACCGGCGTCGAAACGTGGGCCCAGCACGTTGACTCGATCGAGTATGGTAGCAATACCGGCCACACGCTCGCCGAAACCGTCGCCGATGCCGGCGCGGTCGGCACGCTGATCAACCACTCCGAGAACCGACTCAAACTCGCAGACATCGACGGCTCCGTCGAGGCCGCAGAGCGCGCCGGCCTCGAAACCTGCGTGTGTGCGAACAACCCCGCACAGATCGGGGCCGTGACCGCGCTCGGCCCGGACTCGGTCGCCGTCGAGCCGCCGGAACTCATCGGCGGTGATGTCTCCGTCGCGACGGGCGACCCCGACATCGTAACCGACGCCGTCGAGGCGGCCGAAGCTGTCGACGAAGATGTCGAAGTGTACTGTGGAGCCGGGATCTCGACCGGCGACGATGTCGAGTCCGCGGGCGAGCTTGGCGCGACGGGCGTCCTCCTCGCAAGCGGTGTTGCCAAGGCCGACGACCCGCGCGCGGCCCTCGAAGACCTCGTCGAACCGCTCGCGTAA
- a CDS encoding DUF1349 domain-containing protein has translation MIEHSRRTFLRAFGAGGIGALGETNAVNPARAATPITIEGGGDDIWDAADAFQYYYTAVSGDFDVIVKVTSQEGTDEWAKAGLMVRQTLNADAETAMVRQTPGHETSFQWRSDDGDQMVSTTSEGGSDEGEVAGGTMPATWQRLVRDGDTIEAYGSTDGSNWTRIAAISPSDIDFAESAYVGLAVCSGEEGTLCTATFSNLSGISLASNIDVGDVTVPGSVSERTDTDTSVVVSTGSASTVASNRATVSGSLDDLGGASSATVSFEYRERTGGSWQNVGTQTLSRTRSYSKPITGLEPGTAYEFRAVSTASDGDTDTGSVNTFRTSVGGGGSGVVTVEGGGADIWNEADEGHFYYAPVEGDFDVAVSVDSLDDTDEWAKTGLMVRESLSADAVNAMVRKTPGHETSLQWREGAGAETTSTTAAVGEDEREIAGGTMPAQYQRLVRTGDVIEAYASTDGSDWTLIAALDDSRVSVSETAYVGLAVTSHNSGTLCRAEFSELSGLAPTDNRDIGDPDISGSVTHERDPGDADPVVSTGSVSNVGTHSATLSGSLTDLGGATSVEVAFEYRARDSASWSTTAAQTLSSTGSFSETLSGLDPDTAYEFRAIGDASDGDPVTGSATMFSTSTSTDTAGGSYFDPSDGFADPAPWLDDSTQVIRIQNATRSEVERAFSTSGPRVIVFETSGTIDLGGEELAITEDKCWVAGQTAPSPGITFIKGQLQIDANDCVVQHIRSRHGPGSEGSIQSNDAVNTQDDTTNNVVDHVSASWGTDECMSVGYDTDRTTYTNCLIYEGLYDPYDDGADHNYGTLIGDGAENVALLGNVWAKVRGRVPRLKSGTRSALANNVMYFFNEATNMDGDTEASIVGNVYVPQDLEDTVIEDGTAYLADNVTDPTSTPLTGDTSELSSRPLWPDGLSAMDSSDVENHNLNYAGARPADRTEDDSRIISEIETRAGDPDTESPYDYWIPDHEAVGGYPQLPENTHSLTVPDSGLREWLEQWALAVEADDASPP, from the coding sequence ATGATAGAGCACAGCCGACGCACGTTCCTGCGTGCATTTGGGGCAGGGGGCATCGGGGCACTGGGGGAAACGAATGCGGTCAATCCTGCGAGGGCAGCGACACCGATCACGATCGAAGGTGGCGGTGACGATATCTGGGACGCGGCCGACGCGTTTCAGTACTACTATACGGCGGTCTCGGGCGACTTCGACGTCATCGTGAAGGTAACCTCACAGGAAGGGACCGACGAGTGGGCGAAAGCTGGGTTGATGGTCCGCCAGACGTTGAACGCCGACGCCGAGACGGCGATGGTTCGACAGACACCTGGCCACGAGACATCCTTCCAGTGGCGTTCGGACGACGGTGACCAGATGGTCAGTACGACGTCCGAGGGCGGGAGCGACGAGGGCGAGGTCGCCGGCGGCACAATGCCTGCGACCTGGCAACGACTCGTCCGCGACGGCGATACCATCGAGGCCTACGGATCGACGGATGGCTCGAACTGGACGCGAATCGCTGCCATCTCGCCGAGCGACATCGACTTCGCCGAGTCGGCGTACGTCGGGCTGGCAGTCTGTAGCGGCGAGGAAGGCACGCTCTGTACGGCAACGTTCTCGAACCTTTCGGGCATCTCACTCGCGAGTAACATTGACGTCGGGGACGTGACTGTTCCAGGCAGTGTCTCGGAACGTACCGACACCGACACGAGCGTCGTCGTCTCGACGGGGTCGGCGTCGACCGTCGCGAGCAACCGGGCGACCGTCTCGGGGTCACTTGACGACCTCGGTGGCGCGTCCTCGGCGACCGTCTCCTTTGAGTATCGGGAGCGCACGGGGGGATCTTGGCAGAATGTGGGGACTCAGACCCTGTCCAGGACCAGGTCCTACAGCAAACCCATTACTGGACTCGAACCGGGCACCGCTTACGAGTTCCGGGCGGTTTCGACGGCAAGCGACGGCGATACCGACACCGGTTCCGTCAACACGTTCAGGACCTCGGTCGGGGGTGGCGGGTCCGGCGTCGTCACCGTCGAGGGTGGCGGTGCAGACATCTGGAACGAGGCCGACGAGGGCCATTTCTACTACGCGCCGGTTGAGGGCGACTTCGACGTGGCGGTCAGCGTGGACAGTCTCGACGACACCGATGAATGGGCCAAGACCGGGTTGATGGTCCGTGAGTCGCTGTCCGCCGACGCGGTGAACGCGATGGTCAGGAAAACCCCGGGCCACGAAACGTCGCTCCAGTGGCGTGAGGGCGCGGGTGCGGAAACCACGAGTACGACCGCCGCTGTCGGCGAGGACGAACGCGAGATCGCGGGTGGGACGATGCCTGCACAGTATCAGCGACTGGTCCGGACCGGCGACGTCATCGAGGCCTACGCGTCCACCGATGGGAGCGACTGGACGCTGATCGCCGCTCTGGATGACTCGCGGGTATCCGTCTCCGAGACCGCTTACGTCGGGCTGGCGGTCACCAGCCACAACTCGGGCACGCTGTGTAGGGCCGAATTTTCGGAACTGTCGGGACTCGCGCCGACGGACAACCGGGACATCGGCGATCCGGACATTTCGGGGAGCGTCACCCACGAACGCGACCCCGGCGATGCTGATCCAGTGGTTTCGACGGGTTCGGTCTCGAACGTCGGAACACATTCGGCGACGCTGTCAGGTTCACTCACAGACCTCGGTGGGGCCACGTCAGTCGAGGTCGCCTTCGAATACCGTGCGCGCGACAGTGCCTCGTGGTCCACGACCGCGGCGCAGACGCTGTCCTCGACGGGATCGTTTAGCGAGACACTTTCCGGCCTCGATCCGGATACCGCCTACGAGTTCCGGGCGATTGGGGACGCGAGCGACGGTGATCCGGTCACTGGCTCGGCGACGATGTTCAGTACATCGACCAGCACTGACACCGCCGGCGGATCATACTTCGACCCGTCGGACGGGTTCGCCGATCCGGCACCGTGGCTGGACGACAGTACGCAAGTCATTCGGATCCAGAACGCCACCCGCAGCGAGGTCGAACGTGCGTTCAGCACTTCTGGCCCGCGCGTGATCGTCTTCGAGACCAGCGGGACCATCGACCTCGGCGGTGAGGAACTGGCGATTACCGAGGACAAGTGCTGGGTCGCGGGCCAGACCGCGCCCTCGCCCGGGATTACGTTCATCAAAGGCCAGCTCCAGATCGACGCAAACGACTGCGTCGTCCAGCACATTCGGTCCCGTCATGGACCGGGGTCCGAGGGCAGCATCCAGAGCAACGACGCGGTCAACACGCAGGATGACACCACCAACAACGTCGTCGATCACGTCTCGGCCTCGTGGGGTACTGACGAGTGCATGTCCGTCGGGTACGACACCGACCGGACGACCTACACGAACTGTCTCATCTACGAGGGGCTGTACGATCCCTACGACGACGGCGCCGATCACAACTACGGGACGCTCATCGGTGACGGCGCTGAGAACGTCGCGCTGCTGGGTAACGTCTGGGCGAAGGTCCGTGGCCGGGTCCCACGGCTCAAAAGTGGGACTCGATCCGCCCTCGCCAACAACGTGATGTACTTCTTCAACGAGGCGACGAACATGGACGGCGACACGGAAGCGTCTATCGTCGGGAACGTCTACGTCCCCCAGGACCTCGAGGACACGGTGATCGAAGACGGCACCGCCTATCTGGCGGACAACGTTACCGATCCCACGTCGACGCCGCTGACCGGCGACACGTCCGAGCTATCGTCTCGGCCGCTGTGGCCCGATGGGCTCTCCGCGATGGACTCGAGCGACGTCGAGAACCACAACCTGAATTACGCTGGCGCACGCCCGGCCGATCGCACCGAGGACGACTCACGGATCATCTCCGAGATCGAAACCCGCGCTGGCGATCCAGACACCGAATCGCCGTACGACTACTGGATTCCTGACCACGAAGCAGTCGGCGGCTACCCGCAACTCCCGGAGAACACCCACTCGCTGACCGTTCCCGATTCAGGCCTTCGGGAGTGGCTCGAACAGTGGGCACTCGCCGTCGAAGCGGACGACGCGAGCCCACCCTGA
- a CDS encoding NAD(P)/FAD-dependent oxidoreductase: MADVLVVGGGPAGLSAALFTAKNDLETIVFDTDETWMHKAHLFNYLGIDSMDGSEFMDVSREQVESFGVQRNQGEEVTAVEDAGDGFTVTTDAGEYNADYVVLATGADRSLAAELGCATTEEGIVDVSVNMETSVEDAYATGAMVRAEEWQAIIAAGDGAAAALNILSKEKGEHYHDFDVPADAE, translated from the coding sequence ATGGCAGATGTACTTGTCGTCGGCGGCGGTCCCGCCGGCCTGAGCGCCGCACTGTTCACCGCGAAAAACGACCTCGAAACGATCGTCTTCGACACCGACGAGACCTGGATGCACAAGGCCCACCTGTTCAACTACCTCGGCATCGACTCGATGGACGGCAGCGAGTTCATGGATGTCTCTCGCGAGCAGGTCGAAAGCTTCGGCGTGCAACGCAACCAGGGCGAGGAAGTCACCGCTGTCGAGGACGCCGGGGACGGGTTCACCGTCACGACTGACGCGGGCGAATACAACGCCGACTACGTCGTCCTGGCAACCGGTGCCGACCGATCACTTGCCGCGGAACTCGGCTGTGCGACCACCGAAGAGGGCATCGTCGACGTCTCGGTCAACATGGAGACCAGCGTCGAGGACGCCTACGCAACGGGCGCGATGGTTCGCGCCGAGGAGTGGCAGGCGATCATCGCCGCCGGCGACGGCGCAGCAGCGGCGCTGAACATCCTCAGCAAAGAGAAGGGCGAACATTATCACGACTTCGACGTGCCCGCCGACGCGGAGTAA